The DNA sequence aGATGATCTGAGGATCAAGTGTCAATGGCAAGGCTTGTATatagcattaataaattaaacattttatttcatttataaaattaaatctaGTAAAAGTTAGCattaataaagatatattttttaataataaagttGAGAACATGTATATTCAACTTTTTTCGCtaaatatatctaaatataaGATATTCAAGTAAATATTGCAATTTTATTCCATTGATCATGAGTAGGGTAGCAAACGTGAAAACTCTGTCAAAAAATGTGATCTAAAAATTCTACTTCGTCTCATTTTTGGCAGATTCACAGACTAGTGAACTAGTTTgccatcatttttttttttactttaaaagaatttgaaaatagtCTATTgctatcaaattaattaaaatgcgaaaataaaatttataaatctaaaaaaataaatttaaaatgtataaaaaatatttaaattttaagtttttatatatataaaaaattagtgaaTATTTGCAGCTCTGTTTTGTCCCATTATTCCACTAAAAATCGtgagttaaaaaaaaatatttttatgtatatttttttagtaagttcaattttaaaatttaattcatttttcttttacggATTAAATGAGTTAACCTGATAAATTTCGATCCGTTTTATCACCATCATGTTAGACTATTTACAAGTGTCACCTCCCATTGAAAGTTACGTGTACATATTTgtgaattttcaatttcaatgtcAATAATCCATGCACTAACAATGGTGAAATTTCGTGCATGGCGCATTATGGATAAATATTCAATTGGGAAATGTTTAATCATTTAAATTCATAAAACAAGTACAAAATTTTTCTAGGCTGAAAATAATAGAGTGTGACCTAACCAACGATTTTAACTTATGCGCAGTAATTAAATATTAAAGGATAAATTGATGATTAGTTATTTTCTGACTTTTTAGTAAGGTCCACTTGTCCACTCAGCTTGTCATTACGTTAGTTGATTTTTAGTTGATTTTTTGAATGTGAATGAGAAGAATAGAAATTCGTATATAGCTCCTAtatctatatgtatatatatgaattgACAATGATGGTGCACGATGTTGAAACTTTCAACacttataatattaattagtttaacCAAAAATTGCtatccaaatataaaaaaaattaacaactaaattaattattatgtaaatatatatgtgtctttttatatatttttaatatatattttagattttttttggtaTGGAATAAAAGTAGTAATATATTCCAATATCATAATTtgttgtgttttttaaaattgtggaaaGTACACAATTCGAAGAGTCTGATTTCTGTacctcaaaatttttttaaacacaaatcaaaCGGTCTGATTTCTGTACTTTtacaaatcggacggtctgatTTCTGTATCTCTAACAAATCTTATGGTCCGATTTCTACCTCTCTAATTAAACGATTTCACATTTAAGAATAATATCCCAACAgtccacattttaaaaaaacaccACTGCCAGTCTGCCACtctaatatcaaaaataaaaagttctatattttacattataatatatataaataattaatttttaatatacatgaTAGTAATTTTAGATCTTTATTATTTGGAGCACAAAATTCCCTAATTGGCAATTGGTTGAAGTTGATAACGACTAGCATTTTTTGAGAGATTCGAAGATTTCATAATTCTATAACGTAGCCATCATTATTCTATATATAGATAGATGTACTAAAAAACGTGTTAAGTGCATTGTTTAAGAATACAGAagaaaaacattttattttaCAAACGGaatgcataaaaaaattttaaaataattttaatttacattttttattaCAACTTTTAGTTTGTAGTATAtattcttaataaatatttttagaacacTTAATAATAAAATCCTTATAATCGTTAGTGGAATATCACAAAATGTTTAGTTCTACAATCTTCACAAGTTTTAGATCTGTAGCACTAAATTTAAGTGGTTATAGTCTTCATAATCTTCAAACGATTTGAACCTCCATATTATCTCATTATCGAAATCAGTCAAATCACTTGATTTATCATTGTGTTGAATGATAACTCTCAGTTGGTTGTGAACAAAAAAGGTataatttcaatttaaataaaattgattttgattggattgatttatttaattttaaaataaatacatttaagatataatatactataaaagagaaattcttaaataaaaattgagatATCAAGTATTATATTATACTTGAAAGAATATTCCTTTTCTTCCGTGGTAATAGGGCCTGTGATTCAGCTGCGATTCGATTCCCCAAGGATactgaatttttaactaaaacacaTGATTTGTATTATGTTAATTCGCGATTATTTTGCAATTCCACAGATATCTGATCTATCTGAAATcaatcaataaattttttatttttgccgACTAAAAcgtggtatgatgtatgaaaatttaaatatattatgaaTGAATTTATGGTTAACATGTTAAAGATTAAATTTATTCTTTGCTATACGAGATAATTTAAGTTGTCAAAGGTGTAATTAATAAGTGAAGCACTAgagtttttatatatatatatatagaaagaaaagatTAGCTTAGTGATAAATGATTATTAAACTTTTATGCTTGAACTAATatataaactttttttaatttgtttatattgTAAAAGTATATATTGGGTAAACTCGTTTATTTCTGAATTATCAATGGATATGTTTAGATCCTAAAAGTTGACCAAGTCTAAAAATAGTGCTAAATTCAGTTCTAACTCAACTTGCTTCAATCCAACTCAGATATATCCTCCTAGTTAAAAtaggaataatataataaatattccgTTTCCACGAAAGATACATAATATATTCAATGTGATTCTATACATGAATTTTTACTATAGGCTTTGTCTTCAATCGCccacgtatatatatatatatatatatatatatatatatatagtacttagaaatatttcttttttctttgcttAAAATAATAGGAATTTAAAACTGTGATTTAGTCCTtgagtttgaaaaaaattatgatacttactgaaagtttgtaatgtataattaatttagtccattttaaaatttttcttccttttttcttgtATTCAAACGTGTTtttatatacatttttatatacACACATATTGGAGATTTTAAAACAATGACAAAAAAGAGACACAAAAAAGTAATTAATTTACATTCAGTTTCAGAATTTTGACTTATTTTTGGTAATATAGTGTTGTCTGTTATATGATTATGTCTTGATAAATGTTATAGGAGTAACAACAGGGAAGATCTATTAGTAGAAGAGAGATATGGACTATgagtcataaaaaaaaaagaagggaagaTCTATTAGTAGAAGAGAGATATAGACTATgagtcataaaaaaaaaagatggttCGTATATGAATGAAGATGCGCGTGTTGTTGGGGTAAATcatgttctttaattttttaaatttctttttgcaattaataccattgaatttaaattagtgtAAATTCGAATCTCACATATCTGCAGGAAGCAATTGAACATATTGAGGGCCAAGACGCCTCCAGCAAGGAGGTTTCACAGAATGATTCCCTTGCACTAGTGCTTAGAAAGGAGCACCAAGGAAGAGTTCGTGAACTAGCTAGGTTTCGGTCCATGTCCCACTCAGTATTTTCGTAACATTCCACAGCAGTCTAATTCCGGTGTGCAAATTGAGGAGTATCATATAGAGATTATAAAATTTAAGGCGGAGGCAGCAGAACTCAAGGCAGTGGCAgtaaaggaaaaggcaaagagacaGAGAATGGAGGCAGAGGCAGCAGAGGAGAAGGCAAAAAGTCAGACAatgaaaaatttgttaaaatacaTAATCCAGCAACAAGGAGGTAATTTGCCACCTGAAATAGCTGCAGATCTGGATTCTTTGGGAAGTGCACCGACCTCATCCCAGGCAAGGTGATGTGCTAACACTAATGATCTAAATGACAAATCTTGGAGTCTGAATATTTTTTAACTGTTCACTGTCCTAATGACTTTTGAGATATTTATTTGTAGTTTACAGACATCGATGCACTGAATTCAAATTACTATTATAATGATTCACTTTtgcatatatatttttgttttgttttgtgtgttttagtttgattggttgttggttgttttaataaattaaagcaaCTTAGTGAAAGAATGTATAAGGAATAAAATAATTgacatatattattataaattcgaatttaaaaaaaaaactataactcTACATTTGGCAGCGGTTACAAATCCGCCACTATatcttaaaagaagtttttaacagATAACATTTTGCAGCGGTCAACAACCGCTGCCATCTACAAACAACCCTATTTACGATTTAGTAGCGGTTAAAACCGCCGCAAAACTATGTCGCCGTAAAATACCAATTAACAGTGGTTATACCAGCAGTTACTATTAACTGCTGCTAAAGATTTAGCCGCTCGCTATCTTCCAGCGGGTTACCAACCACTGCTATCCGTTCGACAGCAGTTAAAAACCACTGCTAATCGACTGCATAACCACTACTATTTACCGGATGTGGTGTAGTGCTAATACGAGAGATAGTTTTGGGCATAAATACACACCACATCatcctttgatttaaataatgttatgTATACATAGAACtatttttcatttagttttttatAGTATCTTTTAATACGGTAGGTTAATGACTAATTCATTGcagattaaaattttatttaggaATTTAGCGTTGGCTATTAATAGGGGTAGCAAATGGACTAGTCTGCCCTGCCAAAAGCTCGCCATTTGGCGGGCTGGCCCTCTCCACCCCGTCTAATGAGGCGGTCCCGAATTTCTTTCTTGTTCTGTCTAACGGCGGGTTGGCAGattaaattatcttttataattagttttttaattttttattaataaactatgaaatattaaataatatatatataatttcacaatcatttcaataaatttattatttctaaagacataaaaaaattataatttctaaattcacacacattaaagtctttataattttaaatatgtaataaacataataataaaccaaattttttgaaataaaataataaaaccaacattgtaaaaaataaaacaaatatcatctaaaacatataattaaatatcttCAAGTCCATAATCAATCAAACGTGGATCATAATCCAAATTATAacttagaacatcttcaattatcattttcaattattaaaaaaatgatgaaCCTGCTGGAGAAGCCCACCCACCCCGCCAAAACCCACAGATTAAGTGGTACGGATCAGGCGGACTTTTTAATTGTGGTAGTTTTAAATTTTTCAGTTCGACGCTTTTTTTTGCGAGTTATACGGGCAGTTTAATAAGTTTCAGTCCGTTTACTATCTTTAGCCTCTAAATTACTATATGTATAAGACAAAATTTAAACTatcaatatttatttaagtaaattagtGAATTAACCATTATAACCAAATTAGtttatatataattgtttaaTAGTCTCTATTTATCCGTTTAGTAGTTTGACCATATTATGATCCATAGTACTCATAGTCCAAGATCTCTTAAATTCATTGACAATTGGAGAACCTACCTTGTTTAAAGATGCCATTACTAAgagacaataaaataaaatacacagAGAACAATTAATATGCCATATGATAGATGAAAGAAAAATGGTTGGAagttaataatttttagtatttttataatatttaatcagtataaatattatattatctttaataaataaattttattaatttatatataaaaattttaaaaattatattaatttatatatgtacaattttaataaatataaatataaattatatattttttatgtataaaatttttataaatataaatacaaattattattaattaaatactaataaaaaataatatttttacaacATTATTCTAAATCAAAATCAACCTTTGTTTAGGTGGCAAATATATATAAGTTGTTGAAGTGTCAAAAAGAATGTGTGAATGATATGGCTTCTTTAAGTGTTGAAATACTTGAGGTCCATAAAAGAAGCATCACATTTGAGACAATGTAAAAGATTATGGCCAATAAAGAAATTAGAAGAATTAAACACGGTGAGAGAAGTGAAGTTTTGACCTTAAACTATACATTGTTAGGTCCACGTCGTCCATGCCGTTCTTTGAATGAATGgatccatttttattttatttatttcataatattttttgtaacataTTATTATATCAAAGAATTGATGAGCTTTCTTGAATTTTCTTTGGCTTCCTAGCTAGAATAATGGTGATATATAattgtatgaaaaagtataggggGAACGTATTATTGTTTCGTACGCGTTTTTTAATTTGAGGCTTGCAAGGCTAGCTGTGATTATCAATCTTATTAGAAAACATTTTGGTCACTACAtagtttacttttaaaaaattgttcacttgttaaactattttaaataatCGTCAAAATTACTGGTTTTCTTTCGctaataaaaaaaacgaaaatctTGGTTTTTATAGTTTTCAAACCTACAAGTtaattatcttaaaatttttaatttagttttgtaGAAGATACATAAACAAAAGAATTTCGTATAATTATTTACTTCTACTATAAATTGACACCactttaataaaaaaacaaaaagaaaaaaataaagaagtgtGCTAACCTATTTTTATAGGTTCATTTTAACattattattgtatatatataccaCGAGAGAATTACACATATGTAAAAATAACATTATCTTCTGTCCATAAAAATCTCATCAGTAATATTTTACCGATGAATTGTTTTTCATCAATAATTTaccaaaaaattttcttttaataatttactttttgatttgaccaaaatatatttttatattgtgaATATAATTGTggtggattattattattattattattatttgagtcCATTCTCTGGAGATACATAAAATGAGGGTTCCGATTTTTTTGTTTCGACTAAGACTAGACGAGGTTGTGGTTATCAATTGAGGTATATTTTCAAACCTTTCTGAGTTTTAGATATTTTCACCTAATTTTTTgtactttgtttaatttatttatttcactttCAAGTTTGTGATGTAGTGACTCTTGAAGTCTAATAATGTAGGCTCCAGGCCAATATGTTGTAATGTGTGGTTATTATTATTGTAGATCTTCCTTCTATAATtgtattttcaaattaaatagtaaagtgtatatatatatatgcttgtgGCTTCAAAGAGTAGTATATAATATGAGTGAATTACACTCAAAGTCTTTGTAtgggaaaaaaagaaaattcttataaaaaaatttgacacttttttttttctttctctctttgataattgaaaaaaaatatatatatatatgttgaaatttaatttttgagtttgaaGTGTGATATATATACAtaggtatttatttttagtttgtcTCATACTAAATTTCTTTCAGTGAgatgacaaaaattaaattttagatttttaattttggttaTTAAAATTCTTATACAATATTATGAAACTACTTATTCTAAAATCTTATTCTAATTAATAAGTATATAAGATACAATCAGTGATGGACCCAAAAAAATTTAACAGTGgagacaaaaatataataaaatataagtatagatattttttttttacttctcacCATACTCAACAAGTTAAGGACTAATTCTTTGTAAATTTGAGTTCTATATTTAAGAGTTTACAATTGGCAAGTAATGAGTTACCACACATATGAGACGGAATTTGAACCTCCAATACTTATTTAAGCGGACGACTAAACTTATCACTTGACCAATTTAAATTAGTttagatatatataaaattttaaattagaactatctatacatattaataaaaactaaaaatatatacacaatcacttattataatatttaaaataataaaaatataatttcatacacacagtataatattcaaaataataaaaaaaatttataatgactttttttttatttttaaataactaaatattatttttccatatatattcttaaacaattattttattttttattatctcatatttaattgccaaatctatttattatcatttttatagtataaataaattttttaaccaaaataattacagtatATTAAGATATAGATATTAtgttttttatcttaaataatttttaaaaaaatactaataattttaagttatatttaattaaaaaattaagtttgaatttaaaattatcaattaattaactaatataataaaattaattatcactattttttgagtttatttatttatttttatactaagtcaaatttaacaatataattattattatgtgttaagtttaacaaaatattttttaacaaaatacaaaaaaattatttatattttattttaagacaaaaataatataacaaatggtatatatatatatatatatatatatatatatatatatatatatatatatatatattaaaaattttgtttttttttaagtgTGGGTCCGTCCGTGGATACAATATTATGATATATATTTATACTATTAGACataaatatagaacaaatgaagatattcattaattataaatttatgttaaacttttaattttaaaatgcaTGTGTATAAACTAACTTTAGAAAGTATTATCATATAAAGGTATTTTTTAAGGCAcacataatttttaaaagtaaaatttataaGAGTGTATGAATCTTttaatttaccaatttttttttttaaagacaaGCTAAGCACCCCTTCCAATAAGTAATTAGTTCCAAACTCATCCTAATAAATGTATCATATATAATGTTTAAtctatctattttaaaaaaaaaaatatcacttaaaataggatatttatgaATACCAAATTTAATCTAAACATAAGGGGTAAAACCAGTGGCgaaacttaaacaaaattttgggtgtcagatagaaaataattgtcaaaatatttttgatatagaTTCATTTAAGATAAActcgtctaatctcatctctctgGTTTAGGTGATATTGTCAAATTTAAAACTGTTTTTCAAGATTTCGTTCCAAAAAGTTAAGATTAAAGTCATCAgatgtaactttttgaacttttgaaggttatatctcactttcttcgtgattcattaaagtagaagaactatctacaggtattgatattgtaaaagttatatgttctcctttttaaatattagccttcctcttaaaaaatatatcaattttttatttttattattattttatataaaaatttaaatatatattctgtaaaatatataaagaagaagttagaaagacaaatattaaaatttataatatttattgaattttttttatcaatttatataaatacaataatattaatatttattgaatattttattattttttatcatataaaaaattaaattaaataaatagtaaaatataaaataatattaaattaaataaataaaaatatctaattttttatatttgaacttaaagatagagagagtgttgtttattgaacttattagatactttaaatcatagtaaagtatttaagtcaattaaactattttttataaaaaatttggaggACCATAACcccccttgtctgaactaagctccacCACTGGATAAAATGAGTTAGATGTAAGccctaaaataatatatataagagtCCTAGGGTTAAAAActgtctttttattattattattattattattattattattattattattattattattattattattatttgaagtaAACGTGCATAATgccaattaataaaaaattcGTGAAGATGATAAACAATTATGATATGAGTAGTTATATAATACGATTTACTTTAtaaagtaaagtatcgtttttgtccttaaTGTTTGGGATAAGTTTTATTTGTGTCTCTAattttaaatcgtcctatttgtatccttaacgtttataaaagtgattcaatgttatcctattatcaattatactaacaaattatattatatttttcagttattctcacttgaatgtattcattctcaattaggtctcacttgcatgtgttcgattttaatattatacccactatttgtgtttagattcaattatgtccctagaaaagtgaattatgtaaatgttgtaggaattagtttcaatatttgatgagctatttttcggagtagatcatcgattctatcccaaatatttatattctaactttaagaagagatttttaaaactcaaaccaaaacgctcatgatgtgtaattgacggtatgataatattgaatcacttttacaaacgttagggatacaaataagacgatttaaacgttagagacacaaataaaatttaccccaaacattggggacaaaaacgatactttactctattttatattatattcgaTATGTTATATATGTACGAAAATATAGTAGCTATTtgtcaaacagaaagaaaatacaaTATGAACTCTGAAAAAAGATACTGAGCAAATTAAATGCATACTGTGCATAAATTCCGGATGCTTACTTTATAGTCCATTCAATATTTACTGcgtttagtttaaaaaaaaaaagtactgagtttattttattttttaattagtgtaacataataactaattaattaattaactattttctttcttcgttaaaTTAAGATTATAGAAATTTCAAAGTCGTAAAAAGACTTCTCATTCTAATAATTGCCTTATTTTTCATTGAAAGAATTAACTAATACCATTATTAATTGGTATATGCCATTGCTCAGATAAGACAAATTAAAAGGAACAAGAAAGTAATTGACAAATATATAAAgtagagttaatagtcaaaaacGTCTTCGAAAGTGTCCTCGATCTTCATTTTCATCCCCGAAagtcaaaattaatcaaaaacgtCCTCGAAAGATATCCGTGTTGATCACGTTCGTCCTTCCGTCTTCTCGGTTGATGAGATGGCAAACGGCCGCTTACGTGGCACGTTAACTGCCAAGCTGGCCAACGCCAGGGTGTAGGATGTTGTTGCTGACAAGATAAGTTTCGTTTAAGCCATCAAATTAGTCCTTCGAGTTTATAAACCCTAATCCCAAAACGAACGATAAATACTTCGAGGTGATCACTTTCGGTGGCAGTAGAGGTAACTAGGAGGCGTAATCCCTGGCTGGCTGCGTGGATGGAGAGAGGAGATAGTGGTTATGGTGGCGGTTTGTCACATGCATCGCACGACAATCATGGATCCAGTGTTTCGATGCGAAGGAGGAGGGTGAATGCTCATGATGGATCATGTTTCTGTGGGCTGAAGACTGTGATTAAGAAATCTGGGACAGCGGAGAATCCGAATAGATTGTTCCATGCATGTCCAAGGTACCGGGTGAGTGATGGTAAAGGAAGTTAAAGCTTTTTCATGTTCTTATCCTCTGTTGGGTGTTTtctgatttttttgtttactcCCATATGAAATTGCAGAAGGGTAGTCACTGCAATTATTTTAAGTgggttgatgatgatgaatttGAAGCAGTGGGTGTGTGTGGTACAAAGAAAGATGCAGGAACTGATATGGAGGTTGAAGGTGAGTATGATGAATGGAGGGTGAAGGTGGCATGAAAGTTGGGCACTGTGGAAGCTGAAGTTAGAGTTTTTCATGTTCTTATTCTATGTTGAAGGCTTGTGTTCTTTCAGAAAACTCATTGCAAGCCTTGTTTCTCCAAACCATGATGATGTGCCTCCTGTTACTTGCATAGTTTCTGATGGTGCTATGTGGTTCACTTTGAAAGTTACTCAAGAGTTCCACAtccctcactttgtgtttttcactcccAGTGCCTGTGGCATGCTGGGATACATTAACTTTGAAGAGATTCGGAAAAGAGGTTATTTCCCATTGAAAGGTGCTCTCTTGTATTATATTTTGACAAGTTTTTATTTGTATCATacaattttttaatagaataaaataaaaatttattcttttcaGATAAGAAGAATCTGCTTGATGGATATCTTGATACTGAAGTTGATTGGATTCCAGCAATGAAAGGAGTAAGACTAAAAGACCTTCCCACATTTCTTAGGACTACTAATCCTTCTGATGTAATGTTCAATTACAACATAGTAAAAGTGAACACTGCTATGCATGCCAAAGGGGTTATCCTTAACACCTTTGAAGACTTAGAATCAGAGGTTTTGGATGCCATCAGAGCCAAATACTCCAATGTCTACTCCATTGGTCCATTATCAATGCTATTCAAACAGCTCTCAAACTCAAATACTCAATTGGAGTCGATTGATTTGAATCTGTGGAAGAAAGACAACAAATGCTTGGAATGGTTGGATAAAAGAGACAGAGGTTCTGTTGTGTATGTGAACTTTGGTAGCTTAGTGATTATGACACCAAAGCAACTAAGTGAATTTGCTTGGGATTTGGTTAATAGCAAGTACCATTTCTTGTGGGTCATAAGGCCTAATCTTGtgcatgataataataataatggtgatgGAAAATTAAGTGATGAATATGTGAATGTGATTGAAAGATGTGAGaggggattggtattggggtggtGCCAACAAGAGAAAGTTCTGTGTCATGCATCAATTGGC is a window from the Arachis hypogaea cultivar Tifrunner chromosome 17, arahy.Tifrunner.gnm2.J5K5, whole genome shotgun sequence genome containing:
- the LOC112765547 gene encoding 7-deoxyloganetin glucosyltransferase-like, whose amino-acid sequence is MERGDSGYGGGLSHASHDNHGSSVSMRRRRVNAHDGSCFCGLKTVIKKSGTAENPNRLFHACPRYRKGSHCNYFKWVDDDEFEAVGVCGTKKDAGTDMEVEGLCSFRKLIASLVSPNHDDVPPVTCIVSDGAMWFTLKVTQEFHIPHFVFFTPSACGMLGYINFEEIRKRGYFPLKDKKNLLDGYLDTEVDWIPAMKGVRLKDLPTFLRTTNPSDVMFNYNIVKVNTAMHAKGVILNTFEDLESEVLDAIRAKYSNVYSIGPLSMLFKQLSNSNTQLESIDLNLWKKDNKCLEWLDKRDRGSVVYVNFGSLVIMTPKQLSEFAWDLVNSKYHFLWVIRPNLVHDNNNNGDGKLSDEYVNVIERCERGLVLGWCQQEKVLCHASIGGFLTHCGWNSTLESICEGVPMACWPFFAEQQTNSFYACKKWEIGMEIECDVKREQVEGLVRELMEGQKGKEIKVYKLEGLI